In Coffea arabica cultivar ET-39 chromosome 9e, Coffea Arabica ET-39 HiFi, whole genome shotgun sequence, the genomic window AAAATTTCACGTACATTTCAAACCCATTATGCAACAATTCTTTGAGGCCCATTAGATGGAATTATAGGAATTCAAGAATGGAGAACTCTGCTTCAAGACTGGTCACTCGGGCCTCTGCACAACCCCTCAAGAATCCCGATGAACTCATTGATTCTGTTGAAACCTTCATCTTTGATTGTGACGGTATCATCTTTACAGATGGTTTATCATCTCATTTTATCTATTTTTGCTGTTTCTAGTAAGAAAGTTGATGGTCAATTCTTTTCCGGATTGTAAATGGGATTCGAGACCTCTTTACTGTTCATCAATCTGTAATGGGCTCTGATCAAGCcaaatttttatcttttcttgatgGTGAATTCAGTTGTCCTCAATTCATTGGCGTGTCACCGCTTTTAGTTGTCTGAATTAGTCAAAATGTTGTTGTATGATGAAATAATTGGAATTTGGACTGCTATTTCGTTTAAAGAATGAGATACATGCataaatcagtttttttttcttttgctagaACGAATAAGAGCATAAACTGTACCTATTTGTCTCTTTAATTACAGCAAAAAATGTTACTTCTGTTTGTGTTTTACTTGATTAACATCACATCTAGTAGACTGAAGGGGTGGAAAGGTTGTCTGTATTTTCACAGATTAGTAGTTGAATGAAGAAGCGCACTTTGAAAACTACATCTTCTTTTATGAATGAACCTGCACTTTGAAAGTTTTCGAAATAGAGATGAATTTGCTGGAATGTTTCACATGAAGTATGAGAACGAGTGACCGATTAAAGGCATTCATTTTGTTGTAGGAGGGTGGTCCTTACGCTTCAAGAAATGCTTACTGTTTGAATTTTGTAGGTGTTATCTGGAAGGGGGATAAATTGATTGATGGGGTCCCAGAGACTCTTGACCTGTTTCGCTCAAAGGTTTGTATTATTcgattttgtttctttactgTTATGTAGCCTTGTGATGAAAGTGTCAGTCAAACAGCACTTAATTTCTTTTACAGTTATCTAATTAGTTTTtaggatgaaatgcaagtccGTGTTCTTTTTTGTCATGGGTTGAGAACCATTTTCATGTCCTGCTCTTTTCAGGGAAAGAGATTGGTCTTTGTTACCAATAACTCAACGAAGTCTAGAAAACAATATGGTAAAAAGTTTGAAACTCTTGGTCTGAGTGTCAGCGAGGTTAgtcttctcttctctttctgAATTCTGGCAATTGTGGCATCCACGCTCAGAGCAAGCACTTCTCAGGAGGAGATTTTTGCATCATcttttgctgctgctgcttACTTGAAGTCGATTGAATTCCCAAAAGACAAAAAGGTATGCAGCAAGCATCATTCTATTAGTCAATAGATAATACTGGTTCATTTCTGCAATGATGATGCTGTCTTTTCTGCATCTAAAGAGTATGACAACATCGTCTTTTAAGGGAATTTCTTGATCAATGCCCAGCATGCAAGAAGTTCGAAAATGCACACTGCAGTTCTTATGTTagcatttttttgaaaaaccagaaaataaTTCAAGAAGAAGCCACCACAAGTTAATTGCATACAAAAGAGAATCTATGTATAGTCTGGTCAAGATGACCAAAACAAGTGTCCAGGGGCAATACCAGCTAAGAACAAGAAAAGATCAGGAGATCACAATAAGACTCGTACAAATTTAGAGGTCTCTTTCTCCTAGCACAATGGGAAGAGTGCTCAAGGATGGTTTTTTCTTATGCAGTTGATTCGTAATACTGCTAATTGGTTGACATTATGGAACTGGTAAATAATTTAGTACGAATACCCAGAATAAAGCATATAGAAGTGGTGTTGCATGACCAAGCCCAATATCAAAATGTGTTGCTCAAAAATAGTCCAATATCACCTTTTGATGCCTTCAACCAAAGGAGCTTGTTCATCAGTTGATCTGGGGTGGGGTTGTGGGAAGTAGCCTCTACCTTGCAAAACTGtgtggaaagaaaaggaaatggcTAACGGCCAATCTAGTCCATTATCTGGATTCACGTGTGCTCTCTTGCTAATATTTTTATCTAAAAGttgattttttaataaataatttagTAAAAGGCAGTTCCTATAGCTGTACAAAATGTTATCTTATATTCCACAGAAGCTATTCATGTTTCTGTCTGCTTGTCCATCACCTGTAGCAGTATGATGTGCTATTTATCCCCAAAATCTCAAAGGTAGATAATAGGAATGTCTAACCATTTGCTTTGTTGAATAGTAGTGTTGGTCTTACTTCTTAAACAATTACATATCACGATCTCCTGGAAGAACAACAAAGAAATTAAGTTCTGTAACTTATGAAGAACTTGGTTGTATCTTAAGAATACTAGCCTTATGTTTTATGATCTGGTAGTCTTTTTCTGTGATAGCTTGGTTTCCTGGTATTCATTAGCCTTCACATTTATGGATATCACCAGCTTCAGTGGAACTTCTAGAATAAGTTCATTGTTGTTGTGAAATCCAATCTGGGTTTTTCTTTTGTCATGCAAAGCTGTTATTGTCATGGAATCTTTAATGACCTTTTGTTGCATATTTTCAAGGTATATGTTATAGGTGAAGATGGAATCTTAAAAGAGCTTGAGTTAGCTGGGATTCAGTATCTTGGAGGCCCGGTATGTGTATTTTCCATGATTAGATGGCCTCGCAAACTTCTCAAAGTCTCAGTAATCTGTACAGAGTTTAGAAGATTGTGTTATCTTTTACCCTATTCTTTTTAACAGTTTAGGTAAATGGAGGTTTAGTTGTACTCTCAAAATTGATATTGCATGTTATATGCTAAAGGTCAGAGATTGGGTAGAGCTATGTAGATTTAATTCTAAAATGCTTCTGTTTGTTAAGACATTTTAGGTTCTGTAAAAATATGCATTTCCCGAATCATGTTCTGAAAAGTTGTGTAGATGTaggtagaaaagaaatttaTCAGTAGAAAGAGCAAGAAGAACTAAATAGAGGATTCGAAGTGCTCAAAGAGAAAAAGGCCAGTGCAGCACAActgctttcttcttcctttgcaaTCCTTCTTCAGTAACGAACCTGAAGCCTGCAGGGAAATGGAATACTGGTTTAGTTTTTTTATGAATATGGAACATTTGGTACCCAGTTTCTGTCCTGAGAAGTCACTTATTGATATCTATTTTTCTTATAATACACAACCACTCCTGGGTCCATTTTGAAGTAGACATTTTGACAGCTTGTAATGCTTTAGATGGGTCAGAGAATATGCAGCCTGAAACAGTTGAGGGTTTTCTGTGATTGAAGTTGCTTGATAATTTGACTGTAGCCTAACATTATACAATGCGTAACTAAATCAAGGCAAAGTCATCAAGAGTCAATCATGAGAATCAAAGCATGAAACTCAAGAATTGAAAAGCTTGAATTTCACCCctactttccaaaatttcctcaATTGTCATCAAATGATTCTGTGAAGGCATATGACTCCATCTAGTTATGTCAATGACATTGCTGAGGTCATTTCAATCACCAagtcattttctttatttttcaaaccACAAATACATATTTGGACCTTAGCTTAAGAGAAGCTTGTACAAGTATGCCTTTGAATTCTTAGAGAGCAGTTTGTGCAGTTACATGAAATCTAAAGGCCGGTTTTGCACTGTAAAGTAATAATATTCTCTCCAAAGAGTGATGAATCTGTTAGATTCTGCTGTCCATGAAGTACCTGACTAGTGTTTTCCTGCTATATCAGAAGATAATTGCAGCAATCATAACCATTAGTTGTTCAAGTTTTTCATGTTTGATTTTCTCTTTCAAATGTTTACATCTCATAGTTTATAAGAACAAAAACGATCCATTCTGTAGCTTGAAGTTCCCATCCATGCTTATTTTGGATCTTTTGTGTTTCCTCAGGAAGATGGTGAAAAAAAGATAGACCTCAAGCCCGGGTTCATGATGGAGCATGGCAAGGATGTATAGCTCTACTTTGTCCTccttagccaaaaaaaaaaacaaaagtttctgcTTTTAGTGTTACCATTTATACCATGTATATTAGTATTCAGTTTAATGTTAGCCAAAGAGTTTCTGTATAATTTCATGTTGGGATATTTCCCGTTCCCTTTTACATTAAAGATGTTTTATCTTTTCGTTCAGGTTGGGGCAGTCGTCGTTGGATTTGATCGCTATTTCAACTATTACAAAGTTCAGTAAGTTCTTTAAATTTTGCGGCTTTCTCTTCATTGTTTAGCATTTCTGATCAGTTTAGTAAATTAGAACTTGAATGAAACTCTTTCCTTCTCCCCTCTCACCCTCAAACATGAACACTTCAGCCACTCCTacaaataaaaaccctagacATGCAGAGAAAACCATTAAAATATACACAGACTTGGACAAATTGAAGCAAGAGATCAAAATATACGCAGACTCAGACAAATTGAAGCAAGAGAGAAATCTATCTTTGATTCGGGTATCCATTCTTTTCTAATATATGCTGATTGTCCTATAACTGATCACCACTCAAATGAAGGTACGCAACCCTCTGTATACGTGAAAACCCAGGATGTCTGTTCATTGCCACCAACCGTGATGCTGTCACTCATCTAACAGATGCTCAGGAATGGGCAGGTTTACTTCTTTCTGacttaatgattttttttctctttcatatcCATATTTACTACTTGAAGATAATTTAAGTCAATACTGTGCAGAATAACCATGGAGCATCAAATTGATGCTCTGGGGAATGAAACAGTTTCCACCTTTAACTAAAGCTTGAAATTGCAAAATTCTGTCGTCAAGATGTGTCTTTTTTGGGGTAAAGTGGCTATTCTTGTGGAGTCTCAAAACTCTATCAACTTCTGATGCATGAACTTAGTCAAACTCTAAGTAGGCACTGTGATTTGTATTTGGCTGGAAAAGCTTTCCTTAATATTCATGTGTTATCTATGAAAGATTTGTACAAGTTTTTGGCCAAAAATTTGTTGTCCTGATCTTATTCCATTTTTCTAAAAGCCACTTAATAAGATAGGCtaactaatttttaaaataccTTGCTAACAGATTTGAAGGACTGATAATGTGACatcaagtaaattttttttgacacaCCTGACTAAATTAAATGAAGAATGAGAAAATATGGGATCTCTTATACGCCAAACATGCACATgcataagaaaaaaatataaaagcacATATATAGTTTTGAGTCACAAGCCTGTGGAATGTCTTAAAAGAATTTATGTGACAAATCGCATTGTAGAATCTTGAGGAATTTGAAGAGGAATTATGCTGTGCAAATCTATCCTGTTAATCAGTATTATGTAGCCATTAACAACATCATTATTCTTGGTAACCTAGCATCATTACACTACAAACATATATCATGCCAAAGTTTTGATACATCCTCTCTTGCATTCAGGTGGCGGTTCAATGGTCGGAGCCATCTGGGGTTCTACTAAGCGCGAGCCCCTTGTCGTTGGGAAGCCTTCCACATTCATGATGGACTACTTGGCAAAGAAGTATGTGGCTAAACCCTGGTTTCACTCTCTGCTGTATGGCAAATCACATTATGCATATCTAATCATTTGGCCAACTGAATTATGCCAAACCCTCTCCTGATTACTAACCTTTTTTCTTCTCATCCTTCAGTTTTCTCTCTGTCTTTTATGTGGTTATGGTTTGGGGGGAAAAAGTCTAGGTAGATTATGCTCTCATTCTTTCTCCATCCTTTTTGTTTTGTCTATCGTCCTTCTGGTTATGATTGGAGAGTGATAATTGACAGCTGCCATTATCCTTTGCCTCACTGGGCACCAGGAGGGAAGGGGGTCAGAATTTGGTTgtactaaacttgtttttggcATCAAAATTGAAGCTTCAGTTTTGATAAATCCTCTCTTGCATCTCCTGTATATGTAGAAATCGAGCTGCATTATAAACCACCCAACTGAATAATTTGATAGCATGGATTATTCAACTGATTCGTCTGTTAGAGAAGAATTAACTCGAACTCAAACATCCATAGGTTCGGCATCCTGAAATCCCAGATATGCATGGTTGGTGACAGATTGGATACTGACATCCTTTTCGGGCAAAATGGTGGGTGCAAAACTCTTCTAGTCCTCTCAGGTAACCACATGCAGTTAGAAATCCATTCTGAAGTAACAGAGTTCCACAAGTTTTACTTGACTTTAATGACATTTATTCTGCATATTAGGTGTGACAACTTTGCCAATGCTCCAAGATCCAAAGAATTCCGTACAGCCAGATTTTTACACCAACAAGATTTCAGATTTTCTATCCCTCAAAGCTGCAGCTGTATAACCAACAAGATGTTTTGTGTTCTTGAACAGCCCATCTCATTCTTTAATGTCAAACTTTGGCATTTTCACTTTTCAAGTATATCCCATTTGTTTACCCCTTTCTGTTTATGGAGGGCAGGAAACAAAGGTGGGCAACTACAGCAGGAAGCTACTCTAGCTAAATGTAGATCTCGTTAGTGTAGTTAGTGAACAAGAATTACAAATAGATACAGTTGTGCCAATTCTTGTTGTGTTTCCTACTAtgttgggataatttcagaaacctcccctgaggtttttgataatttcacttggctcccctaaggtttcaaaaattacacctacccCTTATCCATTTAAAATGAAAATACTAAccttaatattttaataaaactctCTTGTTGCCATGTTTATGCAAATGatggattttataatttttttcccttttcccttctCATTCATTTCTCTTATAAGAAGCATAGAAGAATTATCAATGTTATCCTTAATATCTATCCAAATCAAATGTTAAACTatgaatttttttgataatttttaacatcatccgtttttttttttacttcttttttgtatcaaaatcaagaataaatcaacAATAATGACAAACAAATGGGCCAAAATCATTACCAAACTATAGTAGTTCTATTACTAAGCCGGCCCAtaaacttttattaaaaaaagtaGTCCAcaaactttcaaaaaaaaaagaaaagataacgCTTTCATCTCTATTGAAAAAAGAATCTATATGCCCCAGTAAagttctataaaaaaaaaaaagcctattaTAGCAAAAGATTTATTGTCATAGTTGATtattaaataacaaatattCATATGAAGAACTTGACCCTCTTTTTTTCATATTTGTGCTAAATTACTTTACAATTGTTTAGAAGAATAAATTAAACTTTATAAGATAAGGGCATTTTAGGATATTCATTAAAATTATCACTCTATTTTAAGATTTGGTTACCAAAATGTCAAATCAAGTGagataagtgtaatttttaaaatatcaagGAAACTAAGTGAAATAGCTAAAAACGTaaggggaggtttatgaaattatccctctaCTATTTTAGTCTTGAAACTCAAAACGTGTGATATTCCATGTTTCTCATCCTACACGAAAGCCTAATAATCGACAAAGGATGTTTGCAGCCTAATTGTTTGGATACGGTgtttttgaaattgtttttgaaatacatatTTACTGTAACATTTGGAatatgaaaaatagtttttcaaaaacagaaaCAAAAACAAGGAATCCAAACGAAGCCCtgtttttttcaattcattccCATGATTTTCCTTGATTAAATAAGCAACCAACACACAATTAAGAATTGTGTTAGTTACATTCATCCTTGACAATGCTAATATCGTCCAAAAGAGAGGGGGAACGAAAGGAATAGGATGTAAATCAACGTCCGTAGATTCAAATACACGATATTCATTTTAACCTTTCAATTGGAAACGACGCTTTCAGTTGACCTCAGGTCACGAGTTTGTGATGAGATTGTTTAACCAAATAAGTAGAGTTTACATCAAACTAAAGCTATCTCGATTTCCGACCACAGAAATCGTCCAACAATAATAGAAAGGAGAGGACCACGTCACCAAGTTGTTACCTTGCAATAATTTATTAGTTGATGCTTCTCTCGATGAATATGCCAAAAACGTGTGCCTTCTGCATCAATTTAGTCAAATACTTGAGATTTCAACCGAAACACATACCTAACAAAAGGCGAAACAGCAATATCATTTGGTTTAAGATCGTCAttacctgttttttttttatttttttctcagATTGTGTTTTAAGGGCACCGACTTCTtcgaaagaaaagagaaaataacCTTCTTATAAGATGACTTCGAAAGAAAgtaccctcaaaaaaaaaaaaaaaaaacccttcatATAAGAGTTGCATATTTTTTGTCGGCAACGGTCTAACGATGATCAACCCGTCACATTTCTTTTATGTTTGAGACGAAGAGTGACAACCGACAAGGTTTTCCTGCAGAATTATTGAGTAGGAAGCCTTGTTTGGTAGTTTTACTCAAAGTAGAAATTTTATATCCCATCTGGATTGCTATCTTTTAgtgttttttgttaaaaaaaaaaatttactataaaaatttgatatatatgatataaaaaaatgattgagaaatgtgttcagaaaaaatataaattttttttaaaaggaattgcaatccaaacaaggttaAGTTCCAACTACCAAAGTAAGGGTgtgcaaaatcaaaaaatttcgatttaccgaccgaattcgaattgaattcggaatttcgaATTCAGTAATTCGGAATGGAAATTGGAATATTCTATTTCGAATTGGTCGAATTCAGTaatgaaatttttcaaatcGGAAATTCCAATTTCGAATTCacaatttgaaatcgaaatcggaattcgaaattcctatttcgatttcaaatatgtttttcatatatatataatataacatttatattataataataattttaatattcatgaattcggtgaaatcggaattcctatttcgatttcaatttcattttcacacatatatataatattttttatatatatgtaatataatatttatataataataatcatcatttttatattcatgaattcggtgaaatcgaaatttaccgaattccgaattcaattcggaattggtgaattcgaaatcaaAATCGGTcgaaaattctgaaaaattccgatttcaaagttctgaattaccgatttcgatttcgattcaCACCCCTATACCAAAGTGGGGAGTCAAGAAAAATATGTGAGGGTAACTTATATACATTTACAATGTTAGGCAATATTGGATCATTTTAATTTTAGAAGTCGAAAAGAAAGTTTAGGAAGCACCCTAGCAATTAAATATGAAtgttccccaaaaaaaaatagaaaagaaaaacactTAAGTTATCATGTCTATACATAGACCACCACAGATTTCTTGACAAAGTAAATAAATAGAAAGAATTTGTTCAGAAAATGAGGGAATTGAggttacttttttaaaaaaattccttttttttgtctTGCTGTGTAATAGAGTATTTTAAAATTACATAAATTATTCTTAATTAGTCTTGTATTAGAGAAAGAAATTAGTGGCTTGTCAATTAATAAATTATGAATTTAGAATAAACTTATGTGAGTTCAACCtttctaaattttgaaattgaaaattgcattaaaaaaaaagttattggaGACGAGTAAAACCCAATATTATCAAAATAGCCTTCCTTTAGGGGCAAAAGTTACTTTTCCTTTTATACCCTCCCCACATCTTTCTTATTCCAATCTCTAAACCTAACCGATTGGATAACTCTCCAATATGCTATCTAAACTTACCGAAATTATTCAAAGTGGCATCTAAAATATATTACATTCCAATCATCATCTTATCTATATTACTATGAATTTGAATAATAACTTTTATTCATAAACGaccccgtttggattgcatttttctgaattttttgtagaaaaattactgtagcgattgatatatgtaaggtaaaaaggtgatagggaaatgtgttcacggaaaacgTATCAATTTTTCTGAGGAAAATCGCAATCCAAACGAgataatttgaagaaaagaaaacatgaGTTCATATGATGAATCAagaaacccaaaaatttttaaatggcCAATTCATTGTTGCCCTGCCTTTAGTGACAACTTTCAGTTAATTATCCTAATCTTACTCAAATTGCCATTTGGTATTTATGTTAACAAGATAAGTAACATAAAGTTGAGTAAATGCCCTCCTCGGCAGAGGGAAATATAAATAAAACACGAAAATCCCACATCTCGAGTCCTTAACCCTCAGCTCTCAAGtacaaattttctaaaatttaaaattataccTATCAAAACGCAAACAAAGCACAATGGGAAATACATCTACTTATCTAGTTTTTTATACTTTGTGACTACATATATGTTtggttttaaaaaaagaattctaagagaaaatttgtcaatcgTCATCACGTTTAAAGTTAGCTATAAATTACAGCATATCACAGTTAATGCTAACAAATGCAATTCAAAGACTTTTCAAGAAATTAGCTTAATTAAGGATAAGGATTAGATTATAAAGCAAACCTTTTGGCTTCCTTAATTAAGAATTTAGTGATTAGGgttgaaaaatgaattaaattaTTTGATACTCGAATCGAATTCGACTTGGTAAGAACACGTTTAAATTTGGTTTATTAACTAATCAAGTCATATTTGAACAACGTTTTATATTTGATAACATTCAAATTGATAAAAAgcttgttgaaaaaaaaaccaaacttGAACAAAATTTTAAGGTCATTAAAATAAGGGTTAATCgcactttatcccctttaaGTATGGGTCATTTTTCATTTTACCTCCCAACGTTTGTTTTTCTTCAGTTTATCCCAAATACTAACAGTCAACTCTAACGGAGATTAACAGAATAATGAAAAGACAGTAATACCCTTAAGAAAATAATGAACAACCCAAAATACCCATATGTCAAAGGTTTATGAAACGGataaaaacaaatttccaaaattgccctGGAACAATGGAGGAGGAAATTTCCCTCCATCGGGCACATGGGACAAGAAAAGGGAAACCAGAAGACAAAAGGTTTCCTTCCTTTTTGTCATTGTCGGTCAAGTCTCTCTCCCCTCTATCAGCCTCTTTCTTCTTCTGTATTCCTAGCAAAACCTCCATTAAAGAACATGAAACGACACCAGAAATAGAAACGGCACCTGCTTGGCGGGTCGGACCCAGGTGCAATTGACCCATCGGTGGTGAAATCTCAATTGGGAAGGAGGAAAGTGAAGTTCGTTGGGTGGATTGTGAAAGGTGACGACGAACCTCAGAAGAGAGGGGGACTGGGGCTGCTTGTGGTGGTAGTGGCGGTCGGCGTCGTGGTGCTGAAGAAGAAGAGCGGTGACGACACCAGTCCACCAGCCGTCCCTATAGTAGGCAGGCGACGACGTCGCCTAGGTCGAAATAGGGTTCAGAAGAAAGAGGGTCAGGAGGAGGCACAGGGTTGAGGAATTCGGCATTGATGTACTCGCGGAGAGGGACATTGGAGCCCTCCTCGGCGACGAGGGTGTGGTACTGGACGTAGGCCTTACTATTGGAGTGGAATTTGAATTTGCGCTTCTTAGCAGAAGAAGcagaggaggaaaaagaagaagcatataattttttgaattttgatgtTGGTGAGAAAGCTTCTTGCATGTTTACTGGCTGATACTTAGGTTAGTTTGAAACATCTGTGATTTCCTAATGGATAATTTCCTCCTCTGTAACTTTTTTGCTCATATTCTGCTTTGCTCTGTTGGATTAGTACTCGTGGGTCTGTTAGAATAATCCAAACTGTTTCTGAAGGCTTTGAACTGTCATGTTAGCCTGAGGATTAGTTAAAGTTCACAGTATGTCAGATAGCTAATTCACTCTGCAGTTCTTTGAAATCAAACTTTTTATGTTTATTCAAAAAGTGATGGTCTGAAtctttggaagaaaaaaatctCTTTTAAAGAGGAAAAAGTGCTAAGCAACTTTTTAAGTGTTCAACTGATGAAATTGAAAAAGTGAGGGTAACTAGGTGCTGGAGGAAGGAAATACTTAAGAGACTATGAAAGTGAATTCAACAGAAATATTATCAATTAGAAAACCATGCACCACCTTGAACTGCTCATGAAAAATGCACACATCCAACTCAAAATCAATTTGCAATAACTACGGAGCCCTATTAACTACCCAATGACAATTTCGGCATCTTGAAGTTTTTAACGTGCAATTGCTGACGGAGGGAGTAAACTGAGAAAAAACAAACATTGTGGGGTAAAATAAGAAATGGCCTATACttaaaggggataaagtgcgattaacccttaaaataatcaaacaaatgtgAACACAAGGGCGTTTGCCTTGATTAGATTTATTTACACCTCTATCAATGACTATATTGAAACAACAAATATTTGAGTGTTAAAAAATGTATGAATGAATTAGTTTGTGGCCATCGGAGTTTTTAGGTTTTGATTGAGAAGTTCAATGAATATATTTACCCTTAGATTTTGACACGAAAATTGCTCGTGTTTTGTTTATTTCGTAAATTAATAGTAAAATTCGACGAAATGACTACAAGTATGCTAATTAGTTAGTTGAGTAGCTGGATTGAGATCAAAAATAGTTTGATACGTAATTTGCACGTGTTTGGTTTATTTTActagaagtggcaaaatggataTGTGGTTGATAAATGGTTTTAGTTAAATGGATAGTGGATCAAATTGATCCAATCCAATTAAAACCATTTAATAaaatggatataaatgaatGTTATTTAAATGGATAGTGTAAACCATGATCCATCCATTTATCCATTTACTCTCCCAAATTCTAAATTTAAGATCCAAatgtttttttccaaaaaatacaGATCCCCAAAGTTCTATTCttaaatcatctaaaacctttTGGTAATAACAAATACTTGTACTACTACTCTATTTCAGTACTTCATAAAATTAGTTTAGTTCCAAGAAAATTTAACTGTTATGGTCAATTTAACCTTTCGCCATTACTTTAAGTATCATTTTGTAAAGTAATGAACAATTAAGAATTTGACTACATTTTTATAActtttgaatgaattgaatACGGTTTTACAGTGAAAAAAAGTTTAGATTTCCAATTTTTTGCACTCCTGTTCAAGAGTGATGTCTTGAATAAAAGTGGAGTTCTAA contains:
- the LOC113708826 gene encoding phosphoglycolate phosphatase 1A, chloroplastic — protein: MLSSSSCRVAAVSSATALFSSSKHLLCKNFTYISNPLCNNSLRPIRWNYRNSRMENSASRLVTRASAQPLKNPDELIDSVETFIFDCDGVIWKGDKLIDGVPETLDLFRSKGKRLVFVTNNSTKSRKQYGKKFETLGLSVSEEEIFASSFAAAAYLKSIEFPKDKKVYVIGEDGILKELELAGIQYLGGPEDGEKKIDLKPGFMMEHGKDVGAVVVGFDRYFNYYKVQYATLCIRENPGCLFIATNRDAVTHLTDAQEWAGGGSMVGAIWGSTKREPLVVGKPSTFMMDYLAKKFGILKSQICMVGDRLDTDILFGQNGGCKTLLVLSGVTTLPMLQDPKNSVQPDFYTNKISDFLSLKAAAV